A region from the Thermoplasmatales archaeon genome encodes:
- a CDS encoding metal-dependent hydrolase: MKTILIKNALIVSQDRERSVHKGDILIERNTIKRVGKITDDADRIIDASMMIATPGFINTHAHVAMSHLKGRLDDMSLDKFLEKTFDLDGKRTEKGIYNSARLGIDEMIYNGITSFTDLYYSEDIVANAVRDSGIRGFLSWNTLDEEFTTQSGNPVKNAENFIQGNKGDDLVTPSIGVQGIYVSSDENYQQALEVANRLDTIIHTHLAETRKEVYDFVKKSGGKRPTEHLNEIGFLNPRLLAAHSVWVTLSEIRSLAKNQVKVSWNSVSNGKLGVGGVAPVPEMQENGITVSMGTDSSGSNNSLNMFEEMKFSSLWMKNDRWNPAIIKAQAILDMATLNGAAAVNSRKIGSIEQGKLADIVLIDTSSPNMIPTTPDNAVSNLVYSANPSNVKYVIVNGEILKDDGRLLHPAPATESEDEYY, from the coding sequence GTGAAAACAATTCTCATTAAAAATGCGCTTATAGTGTCACAGGACAGGGAAAGATCGGTCCATAAAGGTGATATCCTCATAGAGAGAAACACGATTAAACGTGTGGGAAAGATTACTGATGATGCGGATAGAATCATAGATGCATCTATGATGATAGCCACTCCCGGATTCATTAACACTCACGCACATGTGGCAATGTCCCATCTCAAGGGGAGGCTTGATGATATGTCCCTTGACAAGTTTCTGGAAAAAACTTTTGACCTCGACGGCAAGAGAACCGAAAAAGGTATCTACAATTCAGCCAGGCTCGGCATCGACGAGATGATTTACAACGGTATAACCTCATTTACCGATCTTTACTACTCAGAAGACATAGTTGCAAATGCCGTCAGGGATTCAGGAATCAGGGGGTTCCTTTCGTGGAATACCCTGGATGAGGAGTTCACGACCCAGAGCGGTAACCCTGTAAAGAATGCAGAGAACTTTATCCAGGGGAATAAGGGCGATGATCTCGTCACGCCCTCAATAGGGGTGCAGGGAATCTATGTGAGCAGTGACGAGAATTACCAGCAGGCGCTTGAAGTTGCCAACAGGCTTGATACAATAATACACACACACCTCGCTGAGACACGCAAGGAGGTATATGATTTTGTGAAGAAGAGTGGAGGAAAGAGGCCAACAGAACATCTCAATGAAATAGGATTCCTGAATCCACGGCTCCTTGCAGCGCATTCAGTATGGGTTACCCTCAGCGAGATCAGGTCCCTGGCAAAAAATCAGGTAAAGGTATCGTGGAACTCAGTAAGCAACGGAAAACTCGGTGTGGGTGGAGTGGCTCCCGTCCCGGAGATGCAGGAAAATGGCATTACCGTTTCTATGGGAACAGACAGCAGCGGCAGCAACAATTCACTGAACATGTTTGAGGAAATGAAATTCTCCTCCCTCTGGATGAAGAATGATCGATGGAATCCTGCAATCATAAAAGCACAGGCGATCCTGGACATGGCAACGTTGAATGGTGCAGCAGCAGTGAATTCCAGGAAAATTGGATCAATAGAACAGGGAAAGCTTGCTGATATAGTGCTTATTGATACCTCCTCCCCGAACATGATTCCAACAACCCCGGATAACGCCGTCAGTAACTTAGTTTATTCGGCAAATCCGTCCAACGTCAAATATGTCATTGTTAATGGGGAGATACTTAAGGACGATGGCAGGCTTTTGCATCCTGCACCTGCAACAGAATCTGAGGATGAATATTACTGA
- a CDS encoding hypothetical protein (putative conserved protein (some members contain a von Willebrand factor type A (vWA) domain)): MIRKTGYIVLGIIVGGLLEALFIGYDYYIVALMILFFVVASDVISFNTGLARSIRSIEVRREIESNSARKFQMRPIKVYFTNRTRKTLYFHYYDTLSDVFNTEGDFQGYIILKPGEQKQMVYSISSIAIGKYKVGPVIIYAEDPMKLCISSYTAPVIDEMIVSPALADIYTQRSERLSNMKFTYGIHYSQKIGQGYNFYGIRPYNESDDTKYIAWSRYGILNGEDLYIKQMEEERQIDVIFVVDYGIGMNQGTRQKRMYDFVISTIMNASYSIVKNHDGVGYIINSSKYDYFIPAKKSQEPIRKFEQTISEIRPNGDFSIFQSFNRIKRDVKKNALVFIVTPFSFPESFRKGTRKEFETNKKVSLFILDPYDFMEKRKDEVYSALMKNSGLKHYRYLNALSRFFNSIGIKSSVSREKDLLYRIMAAYRYGKLTNEGA, encoded by the coding sequence ATGATCAGGAAGACAGGCTACATAGTACTTGGCATTATTGTGGGAGGGCTTCTCGAGGCCCTGTTCATTGGATATGATTACTACATTGTAGCCCTGATGATCCTGTTTTTTGTAGTTGCCAGCGACGTGATTTCCTTCAACACGGGGTTGGCCAGAAGCATAAGGAGCATAGAAGTCAGGAGAGAGATTGAATCGAACTCTGCCAGGAAATTCCAGATGCGCCCTATAAAGGTATATTTCACAAACAGGACCAGGAAGACCTTGTATTTTCATTATTACGATACCCTGTCAGACGTGTTCAACACAGAAGGGGATTTTCAGGGATATATCATCCTCAAGCCAGGCGAGCAGAAGCAGATGGTTTATTCCATATCCTCCATCGCCATTGGCAAATACAAAGTCGGTCCGGTTATAATTTACGCAGAGGATCCAATGAAACTTTGCATTTCCTCATACACCGCACCGGTAATCGATGAAATGATCGTTTCTCCAGCGCTCGCCGATATATACACGCAGAGAAGCGAAAGGCTGAGCAACATGAAATTCACTTACGGGATACATTATTCCCAGAAAATAGGGCAGGGATACAACTTCTATGGCATAAGGCCCTACAATGAATCAGATGACACAAAATACATAGCATGGAGCAGGTACGGCATCCTGAATGGCGAAGACCTCTACATAAAGCAGATGGAGGAGGAACGCCAGATTGACGTGATATTCGTTGTTGACTATGGTATAGGAATGAACCAGGGCACCAGGCAGAAGAGAATGTACGATTTTGTCATTTCAACAATAATGAACGCCTCATACAGTATAGTCAAGAACCACGATGGCGTCGGTTATATTATTAACTCTTCCAAGTACGATTACTTCATACCTGCAAAGAAGTCCCAGGAACCCATAAGGAAATTTGAGCAGACAATCTCTGAAATCCGGCCAAATGGAGATTTTTCTATTTTCCAGTCATTCAACAGGATCAAGAGGGACGTCAAGAAGAATGCGCTTGTCTTCATTGTAACACCGTTCTCGTTCCCGGAGAGTTTCCGTAAGGGGACAAGGAAAGAATTTGAGACCAACAAGAAGGTATCGCTCTTCATCCTTGATCCCTACGATTTCATGGAAAAGAGAAAGGACGAAGTTTACAGTGCCCTTATGAAAAATTCTGGACTGAAACATTACCGTTACCTCAATGCGCTATCGAGGTTTTTCAACTCAATAGGCATCAAATCGTCAGTGTCCCGTGAAAAAGACCTGCTTTACAGGATAATGGCGGCATACCGTTACGGGAAGCTCACGAACGAGGGGGCGTAA
- a CDS encoding regulatory ATPase RavA, whose translation MELRNTVKQIQTDMGKVVVGSERIVRFMFIALMSGNHILLEGVPGLAKTMLASQFAKEIGINFNRIQFTPDMLPSDITGSIVFNLESRKMEFRQGPIFSNLILADEINRTPAKVQSALLEAMEEHRVSVGGEDHILPEPYLVIATQNPVEQEGTFPLAEALMDRFLFRYNLTYPSREEEINILNSITNRAQIKENLMNSDQILKLRSAVDNVYISQDVKIYIVDLIRRTRDSDLVYLGASPRTTAKYLKAVRANALINGRNYVIPEDIVSISRELLNHRIILKPEAMIDGSSDPVGTVNSIIDRIVSEVEIPT comes from the coding sequence ATGGAACTCAGGAATACAGTAAAGCAGATACAGACCGATATGGGAAAAGTTGTCGTTGGTTCGGAGCGCATTGTGCGATTCATGTTCATTGCCCTGATGAGTGGAAATCACATCCTGCTCGAAGGAGTGCCAGGGTTGGCAAAAACTATGCTGGCAAGCCAGTTTGCCAAGGAGATCGGAATCAACTTCAACAGGATACAGTTCACTCCTGACATGCTCCCTTCAGACATTACTGGAAGCATCGTCTTCAATCTTGAATCAAGGAAGATGGAATTCCGGCAGGGACCGATTTTCTCCAATCTCATCCTTGCTGATGAGATAAACAGGACTCCTGCCAAGGTCCAGTCTGCGCTTCTTGAAGCCATGGAAGAACACCGGGTTTCAGTCGGGGGAGAAGACCACATTCTTCCGGAGCCATACCTTGTCATTGCAACGCAGAATCCCGTGGAGCAGGAGGGGACATTTCCGCTTGCAGAAGCCCTCATGGACCGGTTCCTGTTTCGATACAACCTCACGTATCCCTCCCGCGAGGAGGAGATCAACATCCTGAATTCAATAACAAACCGGGCACAGATCAAGGAGAACCTGATGAATTCTGACCAGATACTTAAACTGAGGTCCGCAGTAGATAATGTATATATTTCCCAGGACGTCAAGATATACATCGTTGACCTGATCAGGCGGACAAGGGATAGTGACCTAGTATACCTTGGTGCGAGTCCCAGAACTACTGCGAAATACCTGAAGGCAGTCAGGGCAAATGCCCTTATCAATGGCAGGAACTACGTAATTCCTGAAGACATTGTGTCTATTTCCAGGGAACTCCTTAACCACAGGATAATTCTTAAGCCCGAGGCAATGATTGATGGCTCATCCGACCCCGTAGGCACCGTGAACAGCATAATAGACAGGATAGTGAGTGAAGTCGAGATACCAACATGA
- the arcS gene encoding Archaeosine synthase has protein sequence MVLEDHFIFGFARSGIFNGGYAYPSVLDATDKMVMHSEESITTIMGSPFENAFAYPDFMSGGVHGMLSGELEIIPNGSELIQRPARLMKILEEELWKNSFSRLLYVQGISDPYILPALVYAGVSFIDDSFTRMESASGIKYTMFGRKKVDHDPLEENLAFLHSVVELCSDAIKSGTLRDIVEKFQVSSKAIELLRIMDFQYYDAVERVFPARTEKIRANSIESLMRPDLVRYRKKLVSEYVPPPGKVALLIPCSARKPYSQSRSHKKLLAHIGEFRKYLHEIIVTSPVGLVPRELEEGYPSRYYDIPVIGHWYEDEKAMMSGLISQYFKKNKYAGVLAFVPEDLAFIEDSLPDGSEFMSGEIGSSEDLAALREKLKDAINKAKDTDKLTPVTRMQVISSIASYQFGEWILPRMKNLRRVVNYDFDLLTEDGKVMLVYNPANGKITLNRNAAPWFLQEGSKIVEIDDFKPTANIYAMGVLNATADIRQEDEVVIVHDGEIRGVGVAKMPFEAMIKLKKGIAVKVRN, from the coding sequence ATGGTGCTAGAGGACCACTTCATTTTTGGTTTTGCCAGATCGGGTATATTTAATGGCGGATATGCGTATCCTTCTGTCCTGGACGCTACCGATAAGATGGTAATGCACAGTGAAGAGTCCATAACAACAATAATGGGAAGCCCATTTGAAAATGCCTTCGCTTATCCTGACTTCATGAGCGGCGGCGTGCATGGAATGCTTTCCGGTGAACTGGAGATCATACCTAACGGATCAGAACTGATCCAGAGACCCGCAAGACTAATGAAGATTTTAGAAGAAGAGTTATGGAAAAACAGCTTCAGCAGGTTGCTATACGTGCAGGGGATATCCGACCCGTATATCCTCCCTGCCCTTGTCTATGCCGGTGTGTCCTTCATAGATGATAGCTTCACCCGGATGGAGAGTGCCAGTGGAATCAAGTACACCATGTTTGGCAGGAAAAAAGTGGACCATGATCCGCTTGAGGAGAACCTTGCATTTCTGCACTCTGTTGTGGAACTCTGTTCTGACGCAATAAAGTCGGGTACACTCAGGGACATAGTTGAGAAATTCCAGGTTTCCAGCAAGGCTATTGAACTGCTCAGGATAATGGATTTCCAGTATTATGATGCAGTTGAGAGAGTTTTCCCGGCAAGAACTGAAAAGATAAGGGCAAATTCGATCGAATCCTTGATGAGGCCCGATCTGGTCAGGTATAGGAAGAAACTGGTTTCAGAGTATGTGCCGCCTCCGGGAAAAGTGGCGCTCCTTATCCCATGTTCTGCAAGAAAACCCTATTCGCAGAGCCGCAGCCATAAGAAACTGCTTGCACATATCGGTGAATTCAGGAAGTATCTACACGAGATCATAGTGACCTCTCCTGTTGGACTTGTTCCGAGGGAACTTGAGGAGGGATACCCGTCTCGTTATTATGACATACCTGTGATAGGCCACTGGTATGAGGACGAGAAAGCTATGATGTCAGGCTTGATTTCACAGTATTTTAAGAAGAATAAGTACGCGGGAGTCTTAGCATTTGTTCCCGAAGATCTTGCATTCATCGAAGATTCCCTGCCAGATGGCAGTGAATTCATGAGCGGAGAAATAGGCAGCTCTGAGGACCTTGCTGCGCTCAGGGAGAAGCTGAAGGATGCGATCAACAAAGCCAAGGACACCGATAAACTTACTCCAGTGACCAGAATGCAGGTGATATCTTCCATAGCATCATACCAGTTCGGAGAATGGATATTGCCCAGAATGAAGAATCTTAGAAGAGTTGTCAACTACGATTTCGACCTTCTCACCGAGGACGGAAAGGTAATGCTCGTATACAATCCTGCAAATGGGAAGATAACCTTAAACAGGAACGCTGCCCCATGGTTTTTGCAGGAAGGGAGCAAGATTGTAGAGATTGATGATTTCAAACCAACTGCAAACATATACGCGATGGGTGTCCTGAATGCCACTGCAGACATAAGGCAGGAGGATGAGGTTGTGATAGTTCACGATGGTGAAATCAGAGGGGTGGGCGTGGCAAAGATGCCATTCGAAGCCATGATTAAGCTGAAAAAAGGAATTGCAGTAAAGGTCAGGAACTGA
- a CDS encoding putative exosome complex RNA-binding protein 1 — translation MNTNINNETQEKYVIPGDKISTTEEYLAGKNTTEDGGNILSAVYGTVYFDESNLTVSVINSKKKLSAKVGDVVYGQVTKIDRGNAVLNISAIYQTDKGLVPFNKEAMLRLPRSNGREDEQMSGLAIGDLVRGKVSRTGRSLEVSMFGKHYGVLKTLCHRCRNPMILKEGSLYCDNCERNENRKIADDYGAVMVFGDVNEGK, via the coding sequence ATGAACACTAATATTAATAATGAGACACAGGAGAAATACGTTATTCCTGGAGATAAAATATCTACTACTGAGGAGTACCTTGCAGGTAAAAATACCACTGAAGATGGCGGTAATATACTCTCAGCCGTTTACGGAACAGTGTACTTCGATGAGTCCAACCTCACAGTGTCTGTAATCAATTCAAAGAAGAAATTAAGTGCTAAGGTGGGAGATGTAGTTTACGGCCAGGTTACTAAGATTGACAGGGGAAATGCAGTTCTAAACATATCTGCAATATACCAGACAGATAAAGGACTGGTACCATTCAACAAAGAGGCAATGCTGAGGCTGCCAAGGTCAAATGGGCGGGAAGATGAGCAGATGTCCGGACTTGCAATAGGTGACCTTGTGAGGGGAAAGGTGTCGAGAACAGGAAGATCGCTGGAGGTCTCAATGTTCGGAAAGCACTACGGAGTCCTGAAGACACTTTGCCACAGATGCAGGAACCCCATGATACTTAAGGAAGGTAGCCTGTATTGCGATAATTGTGAAAGAAATGAGAACAGGAAGATTGCAGATGATTATGGAGCAGTGATGGTGTTTGGTGACGTCAATGAAGGAAAATAA
- a CDS encoding Putative snRNP Sm-like protein: MIMPMKMLEESLNKKVALLLKDNRVLEGMLTGYDEYMNMVLSDAQENAEQMTRKLGTVVIRGSNVVRIVSA, from the coding sequence ATGATTATGCCGATGAAGATGCTGGAAGAAAGCCTGAACAAGAAAGTTGCACTGTTGCTGAAGGACAACCGGGTCCTTGAAGGAATGCTGACCGGATACGATGAATACATGAACATGGTGCTTTCCGATGCCCAGGAAAATGCGGAACAGATGACAAGAAAACTGGGGACTGTTGTGATCAGGGGAAGTAATGTGGTTCGCATAGTGTCAGCCTGA
- a CDS encoding glucan 1,4-alpha-glucosidase, whose translation MDSPVYFGLNEGENAHGSPGIPPKWTSSAKTGVGTSISRFSRVWFTISHGILNEVYYPRLDLANTRDMEFLVADEADFFSEEKRNTKSDSSCVTPGVPEYIIANTQLDGQYKITKEILTDPEADALVQRITFKSANPALKLYFILSPHINNSGYGNDAWIGDYKGTQMLFARKGSTTMALCSSTGFAERSCGYVGFSDGWQDISRNRKMTLHYNRALNGNVAMTAQVNLPAGKDSFVLALGFGTTPEQAALAARSSILKKFDNIQRRYTDEWNQYQRNIPDLSSKKGDGKDVFRASTSVLRVHESKEIRGCTIASLSIPWGSSKGDEDLGGYHLVWPRDLVETAGGFLACGEQESARRILFYLISTQEADGHWPQNMWLDGKPYWSGIQIDETAFPILLADQLRRSNMLGDIDPWPMIRSASEFIVKNGPVTSQDRWEEDGGYSPFTLAVEIAALLAAADFASENGKDEISAYLKETADSWNAMIERWTYATDNDTTVKFGVNGYYIRIAPPDEAEGASVSSGFIPIKNRPPGHSYRQAEHIISPDALALVRFGLRSATDKRIEDTVKVIDTMLRQDLSTGVVWHRYNGDGYGEHKDGRPFDGTGTGRGWPLLAGERAHYEIARGNLEEAELLRSVMERQTSEGMMIPEQVWDSDDIPKMGLYNGKPSGSAMPLVWAHAEYIKLLRSLKDRKVFDMPPQPVERYQKNSTSSRIVTWKFNNKCREVSEGSILRIEVQAQAIVHWSSDSWKSFNDSETTYTGLGTYKLDIDTADMQKSSSILFTFKWIDAGKWEGKDFQVILTN comes from the coding sequence ATGGATTCACCTGTATATTTTGGATTGAATGAAGGTGAAAATGCACATGGTTCTCCCGGAATACCCCCAAAATGGACTTCAAGTGCCAAGACTGGAGTTGGCACATCAATATCTAGATTCTCCAGGGTATGGTTTACAATTTCACATGGAATCCTGAACGAGGTATACTATCCAAGGCTCGACCTTGCCAACACAAGGGACATGGAATTCCTGGTAGCCGATGAGGCAGATTTCTTTTCGGAAGAAAAGCGAAACACGAAGAGTGATTCAAGTTGCGTGACCCCCGGCGTTCCGGAATATATTATTGCTAATACTCAGCTTGACGGACAATATAAAATCACAAAGGAAATTCTTACAGACCCAGAGGCAGACGCCCTTGTCCAGAGAATAACCTTCAAATCTGCAAATCCAGCACTGAAGCTCTATTTCATTCTTTCACCGCACATCAATAATTCCGGATACGGGAATGATGCCTGGATTGGTGATTACAAGGGAACCCAGATGTTGTTCGCAAGGAAGGGCAGTACAACAATGGCTTTATGCAGCTCCACTGGGTTTGCTGAGCGAAGCTGTGGTTATGTGGGGTTTAGCGATGGCTGGCAGGATATAAGCAGAAACAGGAAGATGACCCTTCATTACAACAGGGCATTGAATGGTAACGTGGCAATGACTGCCCAGGTAAACCTTCCAGCTGGAAAGGATTCCTTTGTTCTGGCCCTTGGTTTTGGAACAACTCCAGAACAGGCTGCTCTCGCTGCCAGGTCGTCGATCCTGAAGAAATTCGACAACATACAGAGGAGATACACTGATGAGTGGAACCAATACCAGAGGAATATCCCTGATCTCTCATCGAAAAAGGGTGATGGGAAGGATGTATTCAGGGCAAGCACTTCAGTGCTTCGGGTACATGAATCAAAAGAGATCAGAGGGTGCACAATAGCGAGCCTCTCCATACCGTGGGGATCATCAAAGGGTGACGAGGATCTTGGAGGTTACCACCTTGTCTGGCCTCGCGACCTTGTGGAAACAGCAGGAGGTTTTCTTGCGTGCGGGGAGCAGGAAAGTGCCAGAAGAATACTATTTTATCTCATTTCTACTCAGGAAGCGGACGGACACTGGCCACAGAACATGTGGCTGGACGGAAAGCCATACTGGAGCGGTATACAGATAGATGAGACTGCTTTTCCGATCCTTCTCGCAGATCAACTCAGGAGGTCAAATATGCTCGGTGACATCGATCCATGGCCCATGATCAGGTCCGCGTCAGAATTTATTGTCAAAAACGGGCCGGTAACAAGTCAGGACAGATGGGAGGAAGACGGCGGATATTCCCCATTTACGCTTGCCGTTGAAATAGCTGCATTGCTTGCAGCTGCAGACTTTGCCTCGGAAAATGGAAAAGATGAGATATCTGCATATCTCAAGGAAACAGCAGATTCCTGGAACGCTATGATAGAACGATGGACCTACGCCACAGACAATGACACTACCGTGAAATTTGGAGTTAATGGGTATTACATACGAATTGCTCCGCCTGATGAGGCAGAAGGTGCATCCGTTTCATCAGGATTTATTCCAATAAAAAACAGGCCACCGGGTCATTCTTACAGGCAGGCTGAACATATCATCAGTCCCGATGCTCTTGCTCTCGTGAGGTTCGGGCTGAGGTCCGCCACAGATAAGAGGATTGAGGATACCGTGAAAGTGATCGACACCATGCTAAGGCAGGACCTGAGCACCGGAGTTGTATGGCACAGGTACAATGGGGACGGATATGGTGAACACAAAGACGGAAGGCCTTTCGATGGTACGGGGACGGGAAGAGGATGGCCTCTTCTCGCCGGCGAGAGGGCTCACTACGAGATAGCTCGTGGTAATTTAGAGGAAGCAGAACTGCTGAGGAGCGTCATGGAGAGACAAACCAGCGAAGGCATGATGATACCGGAGCAGGTATGGGATTCGGACGACATACCGAAAATGGGGCTCTATAACGGAAAACCTTCTGGTTCCGCGATGCCTCTGGTCTGGGCGCATGCAGAATACATAAAGCTGCTCAGGTCACTAAAAGACAGAAAGGTTTTTGACATGCCTCCGCAACCGGTCGAGAGATACCAGAAAAATTCGACATCATCAAGGATAGTTACCTGGAAATTCAACAATAAGTGCCGGGAGGTATCAGAAGGTAGCATATTGAGAATCGAGGTCCAGGCCCAGGCTATTGTTCACTGGTCATCGGACAGCTGGAAGTCATTCAACGATTCTGAGACAACCTATACCGGACTTGGAACCTACAAACTGGATATCGACACGGCTGATATGCAGAAAAGCAGCTCGATTTTATTTACTTTCAAATGGATAGATGCAGGTAAATGGGAAGGAAAAGATTTCCAGGTAATTCTTACCAACTGA
- a CDS encoding ribosomal protein L11 methyltransferase: MYTKKQLEIKLSRLKIGNHLISGYEQYPTDSSNSAWIVFKATLDGNVYGKNVIDLGTGNGIFAIGAHLMGAASVNGIDMDATQINIARENSLGMGLNFETMDVVDVKGKFDTAFMNPPFGSVNPHADVPFLSKALEVASCIYSVHNIKSSEFVRSFYESRAEIVYTEKISLKIPRLYRHHTHVLQIIPAVFYVVKNER, from the coding sequence TTGTACACAAAAAAGCAGCTCGAGATAAAACTGAGCAGGCTGAAGATTGGAAACCATCTTATTTCCGGATACGAACAGTACCCGACCGATTCTTCAAATTCAGCGTGGATTGTATTCAAGGCAACGCTAGATGGCAATGTTTACGGCAAGAATGTTATAGACCTGGGAACGGGCAATGGAATTTTTGCCATTGGCGCACACCTGATGGGTGCAGCAAGCGTCAATGGGATTGATATGGACGCGACTCAGATAAATATCGCCAGGGAAAACTCCTTGGGGATGGGTCTGAACTTTGAGACCATGGATGTAGTCGACGTCAAGGGAAAGTTTGATACCGCCTTCATGAACCCTCCTTTCGGATCGGTGAACCCACATGCGGATGTTCCTTTTCTTTCCAAGGCTCTGGAAGTTGCAAGCTGCATCTATTCAGTTCACAATATCAAGTCTTCTGAATTCGTGCGCTCGTTCTACGAGTCAAGGGCAGAAATAGTTTATACCGAAAAGATCAGTCTAAAGATCCCAAGGCTATACCGCCACCATACGCATGTTCTGCAGATTATCCCTGCTGTTTTTTATGTTGTTAAAAATGAGAGGTGA